From the genome of Solanum stenotomum isolate F172 chromosome 5, ASM1918654v1, whole genome shotgun sequence:
AAGAATTATGGAGATATGCTACTAATGACAATTCAAATGGAttaggttatatatatatattaatatttttgatgaaGAGTGTCCATCTGGTCACCCTGATACCACCATAGCACCACCCTTGGTGGCAAGTATGAACAAAATGTGTCACGTCGGTGGTATAAATATGTACAACTTTTAACGAGTGACATGGTCAagatatttttgataatttgattACGCATTTGAGCTTTTTTCCTAATACTTATTGTAATAAGTCATCTTAAATTTCAATTATGGATACGATATTTTGAAAGGAAATAGTTAATTGAAAATCTAATCTTGATAATATATTAGAGAGAAAATTGTCATTTCAAACAATCAAAGTATATAATCTCCTATGTAAGTTTTTGTTTGACTCTTTACAAGTATAAGCACTTATCCCGAACTTTAAATGGGGAGCAAAATTGCCTCATTTCAAATAATTCAATAGAAAAATGaccaaattttctttgttttggatCAACTATCAGTAGGAAGAGTATTTTTGAGCTAGTTAACTTAGTGAGCAATATTTTAGAACTTAGTTAACTAACAcgacattattttttaaataacaaaaaaagtaaagtaaaattgatctatttcaaataattaaggattttttttttgtccttatTCCTGTTATGATTAAGTGATAACAATAAAACCTACTCATTTGGTCTAAAATATTGAATTCTTTTCTAGCAATACCAAAATAGGAAGTGTATAAGACGTTTGCTCGGATAATAAACACCTCCGATTAGAAGGTATAAAATCGAACTGAAAATCGAATCAAACTGTAAATTGAGGCAAATCGGAAAAAAATCGATTAGTGGTTTGatttgacttgatttggtattgaaaaaaaatcgattatatttgggttggtttggttttaactaaaaaaaatcaactcgaaatcaaaccaacccgacattatatatataattttaaaattttattttatacataaaaatatttactttgatataatttttaaatatttcttatactttttcataatttttatcttttaatatattattttaagtttgaaacttagaattctgaattgtctaataaagattatagtctaCAGATGTTGCTCATTATagtaaagcttaaatcaaaatcaaattaatactaatgcaaaaagaaaatcaattcaactctaagaatgacaataatattgaatatttgttctttagttttacattggtttagacaattaaaatacataatctaattttaatttcctttaatatttagtcatgtaactaatacttattgaacttattttagcatgatttagtacttttaaattataatcattttcattatgacttgttaatttgcaatatttgttttacacgatttcattattattatttttgttggatattttagtgtcattaatcatatcatattttatgtttttttttaagaaacaccttagatagttgtgttttgataggactaaagaaatatttaaagtacaagtaaattatatgtttctATGAATACTTTACAGGAAAAATCCGAAACAATCCAAAAAACCGAAAAgtccgaaaaaatccaaaaaaactCGAGGTTGAGAAACCTgagttttattgatttgatttggtttataaatttaaaaattcgacacaaatagtttgatttgatatttgaaaaattcgaACCAATCCGACCACGTAAACCCCCAACCTCCAATCACATAGAGAGTGGTCAAACGCTTGTTCCCCGAGGGTGGGTCTTCCATATCAGGACATTTATTATCTTgcattaatttttctttcttttctagttaagttcgttttattttctttatcccATACTCACTGACAAAAACACAGTTAAGTGAAAGAAGACAGTGCTCAGTGACTTGGGAAACTGTGTTTTGCTTAGCTGATAGCTATAGCTATTGTGTGTTTGTGTGTGTACGAACGTAAATTAAGCTACGTACCCTCGATTGCTTCACCCCCATTAGGGTTCTTTCATCTGCTTCATTTTCCTTGGAGCTTGAGccacattttctttctttcattttttaccCCCCACAAAGGAACTGCTGCAgcttgttttcttgattttcactTTCTTGAGATCTTTTTGGGTAAGTCTTAAGAAACTGTTCATTTGTCTACACAAGTGTTGGAGAAGGGTTGCTTTTTTGTTCTTTGGAATGTTGGTGTTTCCTCTGTTTATATgtatttgtttgtgttttgtATTTGCTGAGAGCACTGATTTATCTTGTGGGTtagtttcttttttgataaagttTCAGTCTTTGAAGAAATTTTGCCTTTGTTTTACAATGTACTAGGTTGGCATGGATTTGGAGCACTGATTTTTCATGTGGGTTGGTTTCTTTTTGGATAAAGTTTCAGTCTTTGGagaaattttgagtttgttttACAAAGTACTAGGTTGACATAGCTTTATAGCACTGCCTTTTTCATGTGGGttagtttctttttttgataagtttCAATCTTTGGagaaattttgagtttgtttGACTATGTACTAGGTTGACATAGCTTTAGAGCACTGATTTTTCATGTGGGTTGGTTTCTTTATAGATAAAGTTTCAGTCTTTGGAGAAATTTTGAGTTTGTCTTACAATGTACTAGGTTGACATAGCTTTATAGCACTGCTTTTTCATGTGGGttggtttcttttttttaagaagtttcagtttttggagaaattttgagtttgttttACTATGTACTAGGTTGACATCGCTTTATAACACTGATTTCTCTTGTGGGTCGgtttcttttttgataaagttTCAGTTTTTGGAGAAATTTTGAGTTTGTCTTACAATGTACTAGGTTGACATAGCTTTATAGCACTGATTTCTCTTGTGGGTCGgtttcttttttgataaagtttcagtttttggataaattttgagtttgtcTTACAATGTACTAGGTTAACATAGCTTTAGAAGTCTGATCTTTCATGTGAGTTGGTTTCTTGTTTGATAAAGTTTCAGTCTTAAGAagcttttgtgttttttttttaaactgtaGGTAGACATAGCTTTAGAGCTCTGATTTTGGAGGCTTTGTTGTTTTCCACAAGCAGATATAACTGTTTTATTTTGTGGTCTACTTGGGGAGGGCAATGAAGAGTTTGTAATTTCTTTGGATCTATGTCACCTAACATAAACATGAAGAAGGAGAGGAAAATATCACCTAGAAACTTTTAGATTATTTAGTATTGCTTTGTGtttttgcataaaaaatataattagaagTCCCACAACTCACAAGTGACTTTTTATCTCAAGTGTAAACATGATTGATCCATTTGGGTAGAGGGTATGGGGTGTGGAAAAGCTAATAATGGATCTTGCTGTATCAGCTGTCTCTTTGCAGCTTGATGGATTTTCaagtttcccttcttttgtAAAGCATTATCTGTTTGTCAATCCTTAAAGGTCACTAGTGATTACTGTGCTAAATGGGGACTTTTGAATTGTTTGCTAAAATGTGGTTTCAAATGCCATTTTCTTATGCACCATGTTGTTTCTATACAGTATAAGCACTGCAGTAAAAGTTGAAGTAAAAGTTAAGAAAGTTGATAAATGGCTTACATAATGATTGTACTTTGTTTTCTTGGATTACAAATTTCCTTgtcttccaattttttttaaaaattttttttttggggtttcTTCCTCCGTAGTAGGTTTATTGGTGCAAGTGGAGGCAGTTTCTATGTTGTTTTCTTGATAGTgctgtttgttttgttttataagTATCTATTATGAATGTGAGAGTTTTCAGTTCCCTCAATAGCATATCTTTAACAGATAGGGAGTCTGCTAAAATGTTTCTCGTGTTGCAGGTCAGGTTGGTCtttgaagaaaacaaattaaGCTTGTCATTTCTACATCTTCCATTGAGAGGAAATGAGCATGCAGACACCAAAAGCAAGGTATTTCTAAATTCATTCACGCTGCTTTTGGTGAATTTTGCAAGTAATTCAAAGGCCTTAATCTGGCTTCTTATGTTTTTAACCCCTTCTTCCCTGAGATTTGAATAAAGTGGTTTATTGGTTATATTGTAAGATCAATTCAAAGAGTATCTTAACTAATCAACAACTATGAATTCACAGTTTCAATTTGTCCCTTTCATTTCATTCCCGCATAGGCAAATTGATTTCTAAAACAGCAGATGATGATTGTCTTGAGCCATTGGTCCTTTGAGCAAAGAATCGCCTGTGCAACTGCTCTGTGACAGTGAACGAAAATACTACATTCTTAATTATAGTTgttgaatgatattttttagATGCTCATATCTGTGCTTTGAAAATGAACATGTGATCAGTTTTtctatctcaaaaaaaataacactGAAGTGATCCTGAGGAAAGGAAGGAGTGTTATAGCAATAATTCAAAGTTCCATTTTGACTTTTCATGTTGCAGCTGCAGATTATTTGATATGTGATCCATCTTTGAAAATCTagactccctccgtttcaatttatttgtttggttttgacTTGGCATGGAGTTTAtgaaagtaaagaagacttttgaatcttgtggtcttaaactaaagatatgtagcatgtaccaaaatgtcatttaatcagtcttaaacatgtcatgtggaaaattgaaactaaagagTTGCCAACAAAGGACATaggcgattttttttgaaaCGGACTTAATAGGAAGTTaagacaaacaaaaaatgagacaaagggagtattatttaacttctataattaattagaaaagaAATACTACTACTACAGCATTAGTTCTGCAAAGTTAATTTGCATGACTGTTGTGAAATCATTCTCTGCTGATAGTTCATCTCTTGTGTGAGCTTGTTGTTTGAGTATCTCGTTCTCCTTCTCACATGTTTTTGGCTGAAGGACTGTTTCTGTTGAGGTGCCGCAAAGGACATCTTCATCTACAACAAAGACAGCTCGAAAGCTCAGAACTTCAGGGCCAGAGGTTGATTCTGTTTCATCTCCAAATCCAGCAAGCAGGACACCAAAAGACAGGAGTCCTAAAGTTATTGGTCGCCGGTCACCACGAAGTCCAGCAATAGAGGTACTTGAGTAATATACTAATCTTGAATATTTCTTTGGCCCAAAATTTATTGTATTACTTGAAGAATGTTAAAACCCTTGATTTTAATGTTCATCAATGATTGTCAGTACCGAGACACGGTATATCAAATAAATGGAAATAAATTTTCTTCTGTTTACATTCATATAGTTAGCAGTTAGAATGTCCCTTTATGCTTAGTTTAAATCTGCAGAACCCTATGCATCTGTAGCTTTCTTTGCTCTGTTGGACTTGTTATTCTGTTAAGGTGGAAAATAAATGTTGCAAATTCATTGAACATGGTGCTCCTGTTATCTTGCTTATTCCTTGACTTGCTGTTGCCTGTCTGACTTGCTGGCAGTTGCACTGTTTGATGGAAATCTTAGTTTATACCACTTTAAAAGTTGAGAATTCACGAATtgtctcttttatttatattttgtttctgTTTAAGTTGTTCTCTTGTTACTAAGATGCCcattgttcttattttgcaaaACACAGCAGAAGCGTCCAGGCAGAATGTCCGCTTTGGAAGACCAGCTTGCTCAACTTCGCGAGGAGGTGAAGGCAGCAAAGGAACAACTCAGTTTATCAGAATCATTGAAGAAAACGTCTCAACAAGAGGCTGATGAAGCTAAGAGGCAGTTAGCAGTCATGTCAGAGAAGCTTGAGGAGTCTGAGAAGCAGCTGCTTAAATGCTCTGATTCTGAGGAAGCTCAACTCTTGGAGCTACGCAAGATCTCACAAGATAGGGATCGAGAATGGAAATCTGAACTTGAGGCTGTACAGAAGCAGCATGAATTGGACTCTGCTGCTCTGGCATCCTCCCTGAATGAAATCCAGAACCTTAAACTTCAGCTTGATAGAGTAGCTGATTCTGAAGCTGCTCAAGCTCGCCATGCTGAATCAGCTCATTCTGAGACCCAAAGCTTAAGGGTACATCTCAAAGAAACCCTTACATTGCTTGAGCAATTGCAAAACCAGCTAAGCAAAAGCAAGGAATCTGAAGCTACTGTGCTTGAAGAAGTGAGTAAAGCTCAGTTGGAGTTGGAAGTTGCAAAGATGACAGGCAATACTTTACGCTCGGAAGGTCTGAAGGCAATGGAGGCTTGCAAATCCTTGGCATTGGAGTTGGAACAGTCAAAGCGTCAAGTGGCTGTATTGGAGGAACGTGTCAACAAACTCCAGTCTGATCAAAGTAGCAAAAACATGAACCTGGTAGATCCTACAGAAAGTTCTGCAGCTGCACAAGAAATTGGAATCAATGTGGAAGCTGACGAACTAAAAACTGAGTTCAGTAATCTTAAAGACGAGGCAAATCAACTAAGAGCTGCAGTGGAGGATTCTGAGAGAAAGTATCAGGAAGAATGCATTCAGAACACATTGCAGATAAGAAGTGCTTATGAGATAGTGGAGCACACAAAGTATGAATCAATTCAAAGAGAGACTGAATGGACCTCAAGGTTAAGTGCTGCAAAAGCAGATATGGAAGAGTTAAAGGAGAAATTGATGAACAACGAAGCTGAATTACAAATGCTTTCAGATGAAAATAAGGGCCTGAATGTACAACTTGAAGTAATGCAGTCAGTTGACCGCGAGTCTGAATTACAAGATGAACTGAAGAAATCAGAGTCGCTCTTAGCAGATTTACGGGCAAGTTTATCTGACAAGGAGACAGAGTTGCAGAGTACCACTGAGGAGAATGAGATGCTGAAGTCAGAAATCAAGAAGAGGGAAATGGAGAGTACCAAAGTGAATGATGAGGTTCTTGCCTTAGCAGAAGCCGCGAGAATTGCTGAAAGAGAGGCCCTGATGAAGCTGGGGTATTTGAGTGAGGAAGCAGATAAAAGTAGCAGAAAAGCAGCACGAGTCATCGAGGAGTTGGATGCAGTGCAGACAACTAACTCTGATATGGAAGCTGAGTTGAGGAGGTTAAAAGTACAATCTGAT
Proteins encoded in this window:
- the LOC125864795 gene encoding interactor of constitutive active ROPs 2, chloroplastic-like isoform X1, producing the protein MSMQTPKARTVSVEVPQRTSSSTTKTARKLRTSGPEVDSVSSPNPASRTPKDRSPKVIGRRSPRSPAIEQKRPGRMSALEDQLAQLREEVKAAKEQLSLSESLKKTSQQEADEAKRQLAVMSEKLEESEKQLLKCSDSEEAQLLELRKISQDRDREWKSELEAVQKQHELDSAALASSLNEIQNLKLQLDRVADSEAAQARHAESAHSETQSLRVHLKETLTLLEQLQNQLSKSKESEATVLEEVSKAQLELEVAKMTGNTLRSEGLKAMEACKSLALELEQSKRQVAVLEERVNKLQSDQSSKNMNLVDPTESSAAAQEIGINVEADELKTEFSNLKDEANQLRAAVEDSERKYQEECIQNTLQIRSAYEIVEHTKYESIQRETEWTSRLSAAKADMEELKEKLMNNEAELQMLSDENKGLNVQLEVMQSVDRESELQDELKKSESLLADLRASLSDKETELQSTTEENEMLKSEIKKREMESTKVNDEVLALAEAARIAEREALMKLGYLSEEADKSSRKAARVIEELDAVQTTNSDMEAELRRLKVQSDQWRKAAEAAAAMLSTNNNGRYVERTGSLDYHTIGGKLRSPLSEDMDIDYSPKKKNGTMLKKIGSLLKKGHK
- the LOC125864795 gene encoding interactor of constitutive active ROPs 2, chloroplastic-like isoform X2, with protein sequence MSMQTPKARTVSVEVPQRTSSSTTKTARKLRTSGPEVDSVSSPNPASRTPKDRSPKVIGRRSPRSPAIEKRPGRMSALEDQLAQLREEVKAAKEQLSLSESLKKTSQQEADEAKRQLAVMSEKLEESEKQLLKCSDSEEAQLLELRKISQDRDREWKSELEAVQKQHELDSAALASSLNEIQNLKLQLDRVADSEAAQARHAESAHSETQSLRVHLKETLTLLEQLQNQLSKSKESEATVLEEVSKAQLELEVAKMTGNTLRSEGLKAMEACKSLALELEQSKRQVAVLEERVNKLQSDQSSKNMNLVDPTESSAAAQEIGINVEADELKTEFSNLKDEANQLRAAVEDSERKYQEECIQNTLQIRSAYEIVEHTKYESIQRETEWTSRLSAAKADMEELKEKLMNNEAELQMLSDENKGLNVQLEVMQSVDRESELQDELKKSESLLADLRASLSDKETELQSTTEENEMLKSEIKKREMESTKVNDEVLALAEAARIAEREALMKLGYLSEEADKSSRKAARVIEELDAVQTTNSDMEAELRRLKVQSDQWRKAAEAAAAMLSTNNNGRYVERTGSLDYHTIGGKLRSPLSEDMDIDYSPKKKNGTMLKKIGSLLKKGHK